In the genome of Caenorhabditis elegans chromosome IV, the window GTGATCATTTATGTCTCAACcagtttgtttttgtttgcatCATAAGATCTGATCTTTAGTGATAAACGTCTTAATTACCAATTCTAAACCAAACATAGATATGTAGTTTGTGTCTGATTTTGTGTCGATCGTGATACGAAAACTTGGTTTTTCTTGTCTCAAAAGACAGAGATAAAGAGAAGAAAATTCGCGATTGTAGGCTACAAGTGACCAGTGTCTGCCTTCTTTTTGATGACCTTTTGTTTCATTAAGTGAttagttttgagaaaatattttcggaTTCTAGAATTGTCATCACGTGGCAAttaggtctcgccacgaaaaaagGTCCAACACAATCctagaaaaatatgaagtttttttttactttccgACCGAActcaaatttccataaaatttgcattatatttaaaaattgccgaaatttttaaataatttttgaaaataagaaaaatgaaaactaaaaatcagcTTTCCGTTTTTCAGTTCTAGAAAATCTCTTTTAAACttacttttttccagatttccacTCAAGGAGCCGATATCCTAAACAGAGCAAAACTCACAGGCCAAACCGTCCGACAATGCTCGTGCTCGGAGCAAAGAGTCTGTGTGGAGGAAATGAAACTTCAGGCTAAAGATTGCACAGTTCCatgctttcaaaaattctcatcCGTGAGTTTTGTAAGCATAAAAATTCTTAGAAACTGTAAATTGCAGATCACATCGCGTCCAAATGACTTGAAAAAGTGTTTCGACGAGAAAGACAACATCCTCGAGGACTTCCTGACCTGTTTCGAAAACCGCGTTGAAGCGTAAGTGGAAACTTCTtctcactttttgataaactaTCCCTCTCTTTTAGATGTGTCAATGATCAACATGGACCACAGATCCAGAAAACTGATATCCGCGGAATCTTCAAAGTGACTGAGAAGAGTATTGCGACGCAGACAAACACATTCCAGACAATGATCAAACCGATCAAGCATATTCTTGATGCAACTGGTGACTTCGCCCTCTGCGTCAAAGATTGCTTCTTGGAGAAGAATAAGAGCGGTTTCTGCTTTGATAGAAAAGGgtgaggatttttttttttggtttttttgtgagaattaGGGATCTGTGGATTATAAAATTTGCAGTCAATTATcaagaaaaattctgaaaaaaaagttttaaaaatatttgaactcGAAATAGGCTTGTCGGATTTTTAGAGCAAAAGGGCCTTTCAGACAatatttctgcattttgaaCCATATTTCCAGTTAAAGTTAAACCACattcttataaaaaaaatattttttccttcATTTGTGATAtaattttcgctgaaatagccccttttttagaattgcctgaaaaattttccgttGCTTCTGTTTGAAACTACGGGTTCATCAGAACTTCCGCTTTTCactttcaaaactattttaatgtggaaaaaaatatcatgTTGAAAATAATCGATGCTGAATTGTAGACCCcgagtttaaaaattcaagagaGGCTCCGCCCAATTAATGCcctttttcgaaacttttgcATAGGATTTTCTTGAGCTTACAAGGATATTTAATAAATTCAGTGCAATAAAAAAcatactgaaaaatgttaaactttGAGAAGTAATTCCTAACTGCCTGCCTAAACTTGTGCTTTTTTCCAGTAAGCGTAGGTTGCCTATTTTgcaggcaggcatttttgtgtttctgctttccaaaaataattccaaaatacataggaaatatttaaattttaaatttacgcatttatattttcttttcccaTTACTTTTTTGTGTACTTCAACCAGGTTGACTGTTGAAACAAACCCATTTTCTATGGAATTCCCTTACGTCACAGAACATAACGAGACAAACCACTTGACTATTTAAGGATGTAAAACCTATTCCAAGTTTTAcaagaaacaaaattaaaagtgaCCAATAAACATtctctcttcattttctcgAGGCCATTTCCAGGTACTTGAACCGGTTTTCCGCGTttgtttatcttttttctctttaattgaaaagttgatttgTCTGACCATAGCAAATTCAGATGTCAACCTTTGGTTGCCGAGACAAAAGCCAGACAATCATTCCGTGCGTGCACCAAGAAAATGCACTGGAAACGAGAAGCCGGTGAGCTGTGCGAGTGCTCCGTTCAAGCTGGTGTCGAGTGAGTTTAAGTCAGGCTTTCCACGAGCTGCATTGACTTTTGTTAGTTCCAGAGAACTCCGACAATATTGTGCCATGTTCAAGTTGATGAGAAGACGTGCTCCAATGAGAAAGTCGCGTGGATAATCATCTGTgcaattctgaatttttcattaatccCTTCTTTTCTACCGGTGTACATAGAACCCTGAAATTAGGAACCGATGGTCTCAAAAATCTGCATGCAAAAGTTTTAGAATCACActatttttcatgttcatgttttttttgcttttaaaatatattttttcgtaaattttaaatctttatgaatgtttatttttttttttaatgaatgaCGGTTTTTAGAGGATAGCGAAGGACGTCATaatgtggcctagaaaaatcagtGAAGAAATTTGGTCATAAAGTGATGCACACCTGAGATATGTTTGAAACCTATCTAGGTACACTTGGGACACATGAAAAACAGTAGCCAAAAAAGTCTGTGGAAACCGGTCGTGGACTAATAATTTTGGAGACCGGACAGTTCTTGTGGCCTGAAAATTCTTGCAagattacagtaatctttatcTCTTTGAAGCTATCTCCCAAATCCCCCGAAATCTTGGTGTAACCTCGAACCTTCTCCTCCGATTACCCAATTAATAAAACGTTTGCAAACTGTTTGGATAACTTTTTCCCCCTTTCTTTAATATTTCTCTTATCTTGCGccttttttcgaaagttgttTGTCGATAATAAAAAGCAaataacttttggaaaaaggtGTGAAAACTTCCGATTGTTTGAGGAATGACTCCTCCTCGGACGGGGGTCGCGATGggtcttcaaaaaattcattaggTATtcagaatttggaatttagaATGGTGAGTTGTAAGCTGGACAAACATGCATTCATAGACAGTTGAAGGAAAAGGTTAAACCATTTGGATTTGATGATCGGAACGTTAATTCGAATTATAAACAAATGGAAGAAGATTTCGTTTGTTCTATGAtatgtttgtgtgtgtgtattcTGAGAAGAATTGATAAGAACAAACAAGATGTGTTCCTTAGAATGCAAATATTACAGATagggaaaactcggccacaagTCTcataaatgaaaacaaaaaattattcaaaaatcagctacaaaaaactaacaaataaaattacgAAGGTACGGTTTTAATAAGTTTCGTTCGTGAGAGGgcccaatttttaaatttgcattgaaaaatatcaatcaGTGAGAGTCAAGGTGGGGCGATAATGTCgatgtagtggtactgtaggattgcTGTAGTTCTGGAACAATTGTGTTTTGAGCACTTGAATGGATCGGGGTTGTTGGGGGGTAGTGTCGAGGTTCTAAAGCggtactgtaggtgtactataggattactgtagttttggaaaattaagttttgagCTCTTTAATGAATCGGGGTTGTTGAGGGATAGTGtcgaggtactgtaggggtatcgtaggggtactgtatgggtactgtaggggtactgttcggaaacgtttcaatttttttaaacaaattttaattgcaaCTGGCGTGTACCATTTGTTTGATCAGCAAACCAAATCGCGCCGGAAATATTTTAGAGCTGGAGCCGTCAAAGACGTTCCCCGCTATTTCCAAAGAGTTTGCAACACGGGGGGAATTCCCatatcaaaacttttcaacacaTGGTGAACATCAAAGGGAGCCGAGCTGATCGTTAAAACCGACGCGAAATTGATGTCTATAGATGCACGGTCATTGAGAAGAAGATGAACACAGACATAAATAGAATGCATGTGTGTCTTGTGCATGATGTGTTCAAAATCTAGAGGTGGAGATAATCTAATGCATATCATTTGAGAAGTTTCACCGCCTGCCTGTTTATGCAGCTGTTCGAACAAATAAAGGTGCGCGCGCATCAGAGGTGAAGCCCTCCCGAATCCAGTCGTCCCACTTTCACCCCaggttttgagaaattttaggGGTTTAACtctaaacttcaaaaagtatataacctatcattttcaatgtttgcttctttttatttctttgCTGCTTCCTTTCCCTtcgcttttttcttcttttttccaacttttgccCCTAACCTATGAAGTTCAGAATTGTCTCTACTATGTTGCCCTTACGATaagaacttttttattttagagcCACATACTTGTCTGACATCTTTCGATACTTAAAAATATGTGAGGAGGGGTACGGTGGTCAGTCTGAGTTTTATGCAAACCAGGAAGTTCATGATGTTCTAGACGCCTGATTCTTTTGATTTCATTGGTTTAGAGCGCTTTCTAGACGGCTAAGTTAAATTTCTTTAAGACGACGTGCTTTAGGCGCCCGACATTTTGCAGACACGTTTCAGAACGATACCCGGAAAATGTCGGGCAAGCTTTCGCTCAGCTACACTTGTGTTCAGCTTTTGAATTTGGATGGACAAAACATCTCACAGAATCAATATCAACTCAAAAGATTTTATATAAAGATGAGTAGATATATTatcaatttcttttattttttgatactgATCAAATGTGACACTCTTGAGTAAATTCTAAAGAcaaaaaataccttttttcaaaatttctttgcGCACTACCTACACTgttctttaaaacatttttaaatattttagtgaaacttttttagaagtttatgTATGTATTTTTGTAGTACTTGTAGTTGTGGCGTCTACTCATTTTCGGcttatgaaaaagtttaataaatCAGATATttgttcaagttttaaaaaatctataaatgaTAGAGAACGTCCCATGGCGGGTTAGTAACATGGTCATCAATTAGAGCGTAATGCTTTTATCTGATTAGGTGAAATGGTAcaatcaaaaaatgccaattgcTCTAATTACAACATTATACTTTCCGGaatgatgtttcaaaatgaaaataggaAGTGATTGTAAACAGATTTTCCcgtacaaaaataatttgtcaaTAACGGTTATCAGACATCAACTAATCAAATGTCATTACACCGCCTAGTTAACTTTATCAGTGCCAATCATTGCTTCCGGACGGGCGCTGGCTGATAGAagaaaatcttgattttgCCCTACTGTAAGGTTATGTGCAGTTTTTCTAGCTCAAAAGTGCTGGGTTCAAATAAGTTTTCATAATCGGTGCTTTTAAAATATCCCCGGGAAACAGGGGATCTTGTTTGGTCTACTTCTCCTGTGAGATAATTACCAATGTCAGATGGGTAGCATACGGTAGCTGGAGTTATTGAAGCCACCCTGTAAGCTTTTCCTTCAACAAACAATGTACTTGAACCATTGTATGTGTATCAGTTATCAGAAATATTCTTTGACTTATCAATGTTTATTCTGAGATTGTCTGGGAGGCCGTTCCTTTTCATCAGGAACGGGGTTGTATATAAGCTGCTACCAGTTGCTCAGTTCGTCTAAACTTCCTTGTTTTGGGGTATTTTTATGCTCCTCAACTAAACAGCTTCACTTTACCTAATGGTTATAATTCTTCGTATTGTATTTTAGAGTCAGTCACGACTCGGTGAGCAGCGAGTTATAAGCTAACTGGGCAGTCACTGTGTGTGTGAGTAATACTTTATTTACCTGTCTCATATCAGATCGGGGTCTCCTTCTTCTTCGGTATGAGTGAACAAATACTGTTCCATTCTTCTTCCTTTAACCCGATCATTTCCCCAATATTAATAACGAAATCCCTACGGCGTCACGCATGACGTGATGTTGCTTGATCAGGGTCATGAACTGCTCCACCCACCCACTAGAGGGCTCAGTTTATTTATTGGGTTTTCCTTTATTTAGTTGATCTAATTTTTGTGATTCATAATTATCTAGATTTCTCCAAAAGAACCAATACATAGCAGCTCTTTCTCGtcctatttgaaaatttggactttttgataatttttagacCCTCGCAGTTTGACCATATACTTTAAAACGAGTTAAACGAGTCTCGAATCACTCACGCTCAACTTTGCCAGCTTATCTCTTGGCTATCTTTgggtttatcaaaaaattgtctactGACAAAATACGTGCAAATTATTTTGCTATATTTTGTCTgttgatgattttttaatagacccaaaaacaaccaaaatatGAGACGTCAAATTAGAGCAGCTGCTCTAAGCAGTGTGGCCTTAATTATACAAAAGCCCATTGGATGCTTCTTCATAATCTGAAAGTTTtcgtgcaaaaaaaatttctaaaaacttgcAGAATGTTCGCATGTCTTTAAACAGTTTGAATAGTTTTCTTGAACACCCGAAACAGTTGTGAGTTTGCCAGTTTTTCTCGTAGttctgttttctgtttttgtgatttttctgacTTGGTTCTTATCAAATAGTTTTACCTAACCTAACCTAACCTTATACAACctgtaaaatgttttactaCTTTTTCTCTCTCCCTCTAGAAAGGGCGGAGTTCTAAACTTCAGTATCGTATTacctttttgatttttgaacttttctagCTTTGATTTCAGCTTCCTTTTGTGAAAACTCTCCAATCCcaattcatctttttttttgcagaaatggTAAACTCTCAACAGGACTACATCAGTGTTACCGCACTCTTTGTGGTAAATCTACTCAATTATGTGGATAGATATACGGTGGCTGGTGTTCTTACTCAAGTTCAAACATACTATAACATTTCCGACAGTTTGGGTGGTCTGATTCAAACTGTATTTCTGATCTCTTTTATGGTATTTTCACCGGTATGCGGGTATCTTGGAGATCGATTCAATCGAAAATGGATCATGATTATTGGCGTTGGGATATGGCTCGGTGCCGTGCTTGGATCCAGTTTTGTGCCGGCTAATGTGAGTTTTGAGTGAGCTACGTAGGTACAAAAATACCTGCCTGTCCACGTGCCTACCCACCTattgactttttaaatttaaacaattttttaaacatttttttgaaaaatgtgtatcTCCACACAGTAACACCAGCGTTCCCGTAAGAAATCTAAAActgcggtaggcaggcaggcatgaggcAGGTTAAAAAAGGATAAGTGGTAGGCAGGTATGCGAGCAACAAGGCATACataaagtaaatttaaaaaccttcTTCACCGTAAGGgattttaatgtgaaaaacgaaaaaagtcaGTCATTTGTACGCCTGAACTATGGCTCACCTTCCAATCTCTACTCAAAAAACTTACAGCACTTCTGGCTCTTCCTGGTGCTCCGAAGCTTCGTCGGAATCGGAGAAGCATCCTACTCAAATGTGGCTCCATCCTTGATTTCCGATATGTTCAACGGACAGAAAAGAAGCACTGTATTCATGATTTTCTACTTTGCAATTCCGGTTGGCAGTGGCCTTGGATTTATTGTTGGATCCAATGTGGCAACTTTAACCGGACACTGGCAATGGGGAATTCGAGTTTCTGCGATTGCCGGACTCATTGTCATGATTGCCCTTGTACTTTTCACCTATGAGCCTGAGCGAGGAGCCGCTGATAAGGCGATGGGAGAGTCGAAGGATGTTGTTGTGACTACGAATACTACATATTTGGAAGATCTTGTCATTCTTCTCAAGACCCCAACACTTGTTGCATGCACTTGGGGATACACTGCCCTGGTATTCGTGTCTGGAACTCTTTCGTGGTGGGAGCCTACAGTAATTCAACATTTGACTGCTTGGCATCAAGGACTTAATGACACAAAGGATCTGGCAAGTACTGATAAGGATCGAGTAGCTCTTTATTTCGGAGCAATCACCACAGCTGGAGGACTCATCGGTGTCATTTTCGGATCGATGCTCTCCAAATGGCTGGTAGCTGGATGGGGACCATTCAGAAGACTCCAGACAGACAGAGCACAGCCTTTGGTGGCTGGTGGCGGGGCGTTGCTTGCTGCTCCATTTTTACTTATTGGAATGATCTTTGGAGATAAGAGCTTGGTGTTGCTGTACATTATGATCTTCTTTGGAATCACCTTCATGTGCTTCAACTGGGGTCTGAACATCGATATGTTGACGGTTAGTGATGcgacattgaaatttttaaattcaatgaGTGAAACAGGGTGTTCAGTGATTGATTTTCCCGATTCCTATTGACTTTTGTTGTTTGTGAAGCGAATCAAATTTGAagcttttctcaaaaatattttcattttttagtgatcgaaaaatcaatctccgataaaaatatttagagtTTCCGTAAAGATCAAGGATCCTTCAACTgcgttttctgcaaaaataaacGAACGTGAAAactgtttctcttttttcaaaaagtacctGAAAATCGGTTCAATTACTGTACTGAAACAGAcaaaataagttaaaaaaccggaaaacctgaaaaccaaaaaaaaacaaaccgcCGCACACTCGTGGCGCCAGGCTGTCCTATTACGgtttgacctacaaaaaatgcgggatttttttgtccaaaaaaatgtgacgtcagcacgttcttaaccatgcaaaatcaattGAGAACTTTGCGtcttttctcccgcattttttgtagatcaacgtagatcaagccgaaatgagacactctgacaccacgtgcacaCCAGAGAACGCATAATAGCAGAACAAATTTCAGACTGTCATCCACCCGAATCGGCGAAGTACTGCTTTCTCCTACTTCGTACTGGTATCCCATTTGTTTGGCGACGCTTCTGGTCCGTATCTCATCGGGTTAATCTCCGACGCAATCCGCCACGGATCCACATATCCTAAAGATCAATATCATTCATTGGTAAG includes:
- the C39E9.8 gene encoding DUF19 domain-containing protein (Confirmed by transcript evidence), whose protein sequence is MKLQAKDCTVPCFQKFSSITSRPNDLKKCFDEKDNILEDFLTCFENRVEACVNDQHGPQIQKTDIRGIFKVTEKSIATQTNTFQTMIKPIKHILDATGDFALCVKDCFLEKNKSGFCFDRKGCQPLVAETKARQSFRACTKKMHWKREAGELCECSVQAGVEELRQYCAMFKLMRRRAPMRKSRG
- the C39E9.8 gene encoding DUF19 domain-containing protein (Confirmed by transcript evidence), producing MVCSRSVSLLFTLLVGVYASTATDPIDSISTQGADILNRAKLTGQTVRQCSCSEQRVCVEEMKLQAKDCTVPCFQKFSSITSRPNDLKKCFDEKDNILEDFLTCFENRVEACVNDQHGPQIQKTDIRGIFKVTEKSIATQTNTFQTMIKPIKHILDATGDFALCVKDCFLEKNKSGFCFDRKGCQPLVAETKARQSFRACTKKMHWKREAGELCECSVQAGVDSRELRQYCAMFKLMRRRAPMRKSRG
- the C39E9.8 gene encoding DUF19 domain-containing protein (Confirmed by transcript evidence), coding for MVCSRSVSLLFTLLVGVYASTATDPIDSISTQGADILNRAKLTGQTVRQCSCSEQRVCVEEMKLQAKDCTVPCFQKFSSITSRPNDLKKCFDEKDNILEDFLTCFENRVEACVNDQHGPQIQKTDIRGIFKVTEKSIATQTNTFQTMIKPIKHILDATGDFALCVKDCFLEKNKSGFCFDRKGCQPLVAETKARQSFRACTKKMHWKREAGELCECSVQAGVE
- the C39E9.8 gene encoding Transposase (Confirmed by transcript evidence) — encoded protein: MHWKREAGELCECSVQAGVDSRELRQYCAMFKLMRRRAPMRKSRG
- the C39E9.8 gene encoding Transposase (Confirmed by transcript evidence), whose protein sequence is MHWKREAGELCECSVQAGVEELRQYCAMFKLMRRRAPMRKSRG
- the C39E9.8 gene encoding DUF19 domain-containing protein (Confirmed by transcript evidence) — its product is MVCSRSVSLLFTLLVGVYASTATDPIDSISTQGADILNRAKLTGQTVRQCSCSEQRVCVEEMKLQAKDCTVPCFQKFSSITSRPNDLKKCFDEKDNILEDFLTCFENRVEACVNDQHGPQIQKTDIRGIFKVTEKSIATQTNTFQTMIKPIKHILDATGDFALCVKDCFLEKNKSGFCFDRKGCQPLVAETKARQSFRACTKKMHWKREAGELCECSVQAGVEELRQYCAMFKLMRRRAPMRKSRG
- the spin-2 gene encoding Major facilitator superfamily (MFS) profile domain-containing protein (Confirmed by transcript evidence), encoding MVNSQQDYISVTALFVVNLLNYVDRYTVAGVLTQVQTYYNISDSLGGLIQTVFLISFMVFSPVCGYLGDRFNRKWIMIIGVGIWLGAVLGSSFVPANHFWLFLVLRSFVGIGEASYSNVAPSLISDMFNGQKRSTVFMIFYFAIPVGSGLGFIVGSNVATLTGHWQWGIRVSAIAGLIVMIALVLFTYEPERGAADKAMGESKDVVVTTNTTYLEDLVILLKTPTLVACTWGYTALVFVSGTLSWWEPTVIQHLTAWHQGLNDTKDLASTDKDRVALYFGAITTAGGLIGVIFGSMLSKWLVAGWGPFRRLQTDRAQPLVAGGGALLAAPFLLIGMIFGDKSLVLLYIMIFFGITFMCFNWGLNIDMLTTVIHPNRRSTAFSYFVLVSHLFGDASGPYLIGLISDAIRHGSTYPKDQYHSLVSATYCCVALLLLSAGLYFVSSLTLVSDRKKFRAEMGLDDLQSKPIRTSTDSLERIGINDDVASSRL
- the C39E9.8 gene encoding DUF19 domain-containing protein (Confirmed by transcript evidence); protein product: MKLQAKDCTVPCFQKFSSITSRPNDLKKCFDEKDNILEDFLTCFENRVEACVNDQHGPQIQKTDIRGIFKVTEKSIATQTNTFQTMIKPIKHILDATGDFALCVKDCFLEKNKSGFCFDRKGCQPLVAETKARQSFRACTKKMHWKREAGELCECSVQAGVDSRELRQYCAMFKLMRRRAPMRKSRG